A window of Leptotrichia sp. oral taxon 215 str. W9775 contains these coding sequences:
- the rnmV gene encoding ribonuclease M5, whose protein sequence is MEKEKIKIKEIIVVEGRDDVTAVKRVVDAQIVQLNGFSGLTVKSIEKLKALSERNDLILLTDPDYAGKKIRAVIEKNIPNIKHAFVSRKNATKKDNIGVENASDDAIREALSHILVSGASDKNKDPIFTVEDLVENGLCIGKGSKEKRLMLGDMLNIGYYNSKQLLNALNSFNITRSEFEEAMKIIKEK, encoded by the coding sequence ATGGAAAAGGAAAAAATAAAAATAAAAGAAATAATAGTTGTAGAAGGGCGTGATGATGTAACAGCAGTAAAAAGAGTTGTTGATGCCCAGATAGTACAGCTGAACGGCTTTTCAGGCTTAACTGTAAAATCAATAGAAAAACTGAAGGCACTGTCTGAAAGAAATGATTTGATTTTATTAACAGATCCTGATTATGCAGGGAAAAAAATAAGAGCTGTTATTGAAAAAAATATTCCAAATATAAAGCATGCCTTTGTGAGTAGAAAAAATGCAACAAAGAAGGATAATATAGGGGTTGAAAATGCTTCTGATGATGCTATAAGGGAAGCACTTTCGCATATTCTAGTTTCTGGAGCTTCTGATAAAAATAAAGATCCGATTTTTACAGTGGAAGATCTTGTAGAAAACGGGTTATGTATCGGAAAAGGTTCAAAAGAAAAAAGGTTAATGCTGGGAGATATGTTAAATATAGGTTACTATAATTCAAAACAGTTATTAAACGCATTGAATTCATTTAATATAACAAGAAGTGAATTTGAGGAAGCGATGAAAATAATAAAAGAAAAATAG
- a CDS encoding 1-acyl-sn-glycerol-3-phosphate acyltransferase — MRTVFYHFILAGTFIYGLFFRYPYLLFVKGEKAYRYICKIAKNWGKNLIWASGSKVKVIYKNDSESEIRKVKETGEAVILISNHQSNVDIPALLGYLPLDFSFIAKKEMKKWPLIGRWMRRFDCIFLDRKNPRQGMKDMKEAIEKIKKGHSYVIFPEGSRSKDGKIGEFKKGSFKLATDTKARIFPIALVGTYEIQSKKSLKVTSNKNVKIVVDNPINLDDLSREDQKRIHEIVNEIVRNNFEEYNNKN; from the coding sequence TTGAGAACAGTATTTTATCATTTTATTTTGGCTGGAACATTTATATATGGACTATTTTTCAGATATCCTTATCTACTATTTGTTAAGGGAGAAAAAGCATACAGATATATTTGTAAAATAGCTAAAAACTGGGGGAAAAACTTAATTTGGGCTTCGGGGAGTAAAGTAAAGGTTATTTACAAAAATGACAGTGAAAGTGAAATCAGGAAAGTAAAAGAAACAGGAGAAGCTGTTATTTTAATTTCCAATCATCAGAGTAATGTGGATATACCAGCTCTTTTAGGATATTTGCCTTTGGATTTTTCTTTTATAGCCAAGAAGGAAATGAAAAAATGGCCTCTGATAGGACGTTGGATGAGAAGATTTGACTGTATATTTTTAGATAGAAAAAATCCGCGTCAAGGAATGAAGGATATGAAGGAAGCCATTGAAAAAATAAAAAAAGGTCACTCATATGTTATATTTCCTGAGGGAAGTAGAAGTAAAGATGGAAAAATTGGAGAATTTAAAAAGGGAAGCTTCAAGCTTGCAACAGATACAAAGGCAAGAATATTCCCAATAGCTTTGGTAGGAACTTATGAAATTCAAAGTAAAAAAAGTCTGAAGGTTACTTCGAATAAAAATGTAAAAATAGTAGTTGACAATCCTATAAACTTAGATGATTTATCAAGGGAAGATCAAAAAAGAATACATGAAATAGTAAATGAAATTGTCAGAAATAATTTTGAGGAGTATAATAATAAAAACTAA
- the dapD gene encoding 2,3,4,5-tetrahydropyridine-2,6-dicarboxylate N-acetyltransferase, with amino-acid sequence MTELEKSKEIIQFIANAEKTTPVELYTDEEIVNSYSCKVIGKDGVKIVFGNWEEIEKIISENNLKNYHLKNDRRNSGVPMLDIKNINARIEPGAIIRDKVTIGDKAVIMMGAVINIGAEIGEASMIDMNVVLGGRAKVGKNCHIGAGAVLAGVIEPPSADPVVIEDNVVIGANAVVLEGVRIGKGSVVAAGAVVTENVPENVVVAGMPARVIKNVDDKTASKTELVEELRK; translated from the coding sequence ATGACAGAATTGGAAAAGTCAAAAGAAATTATACAGTTTATTGCAAATGCTGAAAAAACAACTCCAGTTGAACTGTACACAGATGAAGAAATAGTTAATTCATACAGTTGTAAAGTTATTGGTAAGGATGGAGTAAAAATTGTATTTGGTAACTGGGAGGAAATTGAAAAAATTATATCTGAAAATAATCTTAAGAATTATCATCTGAAAAATGATAGAAGAAATTCAGGAGTACCTATGCTGGATATAAAGAACATAAATGCCAGAATAGAGCCGGGAGCGATAATAAGAGATAAAGTGACAATTGGAGATAAAGCTGTTATTATGATGGGAGCGGTTATAAATATAGGTGCAGAAATAGGGGAAGCTTCTATGATAGATATGAATGTTGTTCTTGGAGGAAGAGCAAAAGTTGGAAAAAATTGTCATATTGGTGCAGGAGCAGTGCTTGCGGGAGTTATTGAACCACCTTCAGCAGATCCTGTAGTAATTGAAGACAATGTAGTTATAGGAGCAAATGCAGTGGTTCTGGAAGGAGTAAGAATTGGAAAAGGTTCAGTAGTTGCGGCAGGAGCTGTAGTAACTGAAAATGTACCGGAAAATGTTGTTGTTGCAGGAATGCCGGCAAGAGTAATAAAAAATGTTGATGATAAAACTGCTTCAAAAACAGAACTGGTGGAAGAGTTAAGAAAATAA
- the dapB gene encoding 4-hydroxy-tetrahydrodipicolinate reductase, producing the protein MKIVVYGAGVMAQYVKESILNTGNEFVGFVDPLGNGDYVTLKNTDVEYEGIIDFSHFSLLEEVLESAIQKNVPLLIATTGHSEEQLKKINEAAEKIPLIKATNTSVGVTVLNEIVAYATKLLKGFDIEVIEKHHNRKIDAPSGTANTLVEVINASLDEDYNIVYGREGHSKRQEKEIGVHSIRGGNIVGEHSVIFAKNDEIIEIKHEALSRKIFSDGSVKAINYLKDKKSGMYTMKDVLGIK; encoded by the coding sequence ATGAAAATAGTTGTTTACGGTGCAGGAGTTATGGCACAATATGTAAAGGAATCTATACTTAATACAGGAAATGAATTCGTAGGATTTGTAGATCCTTTAGGAAATGGAGATTATGTAACTTTAAAAAATACAGATGTAGAATATGAGGGGATTATAGATTTTTCTCATTTCAGTTTGTTGGAAGAAGTATTGGAATCTGCTATTCAAAAAAATGTTCCTTTATTAATTGCAACAACAGGACATTCAGAAGAACAGCTGAAAAAAATCAATGAAGCTGCAGAGAAGATACCTTTAATAAAGGCAACAAATACATCTGTGGGAGTCACTGTTTTGAATGAAATAGTTGCATACGCGACTAAACTGTTGAAGGGATTTGACATTGAAGTTATCGAAAAACATCACAACCGTAAAATTGACGCACCAAGTGGAACAGCAAATACGTTAGTTGAAGTCATAAATGCAAGTTTAGATGAAGATTACAATATAGTTTACGGAAGGGAAGGACATAGCAAAAGACAGGAAAAGGAAATAGGTGTACATTCAATAAGAGGAGGAAATATAGTAGGGGAACACAGTGTGATATTCGCTAAAAATGATGAAATAATAGAAATAAAGCACGAAGCTTTGTCCAGAAAAATATTTTCTGACGGTTCTGTAAAAGCTATAAATTATCTTAAAGATAAAAAATCCGGAATGTATACAATGAAAGATGTTCTTGGAATCAAATAA
- a CDS encoding regulatory protein RecX, with protein MIIEKIQKNKLYLSTGEIMDVSPLIRQKYSLKVNDNIEGLYDEISYEASLEKGIFLLSLRDRTKKELQQKLNEKYRNSRMIEKSVSKLVELGYINDKDYAVSYIMSRKYGKQRIAYNLMQKGIGRETIEEAYFSIEEEYERNIEDEKLEKAIEKNIKKEENKLIQYLVRQGFSLNKILSKYKEFKENNDMEGE; from the coding sequence ATGATAATTGAAAAAATTCAGAAAAATAAGCTGTATCTTTCAACAGGTGAAATAATGGATGTAAGTCCATTAATAAGGCAGAAGTACAGTTTAAAAGTAAATGACAATATTGAGGGCCTCTATGATGAAATATCTTACGAGGCTTCTCTCGAAAAAGGAATATTTTTACTTTCATTGAGGGACAGGACAAAAAAGGAATTGCAGCAGAAACTGAATGAAAAGTATAGAAATAGCAGAATGATTGAAAAATCAGTCTCAAAATTAGTAGAACTTGGGTATATTAACGATAAGGACTATGCTGTTTCTTATATTATGAGCAGAAAATACGGGAAACAGAGAATTGCCTATAACCTTATGCAGAAAGGGATAGGAAGAGAAACAATTGAAGAAGCTTATTTTTCTATTGAGGAAGAATACGAAAGAAATATTGAGGATGAAAAACTTGAAAAAGCAATAGAAAAAAATATAAAAAAGGAAGAAAATAAGCTGATTCAATATCTTGTAAGACAGGGGTTCAGTTTAAATAAAATTCTTTCAAAATATAAGGAATTTAAAGAAAACAACGATATGGAAGGAGAATAA
- a CDS encoding ABC transporter permease, giving the protein MVEFFIAVRHILERKFQSIFSILGVAIAVTVFIVSLTVSNGLEKNMITSLLTLSPHIQIKSTKGSFFDNYNDVIEKTKGIKDVKAVIPQINSQSIIKFDNFAKGVLAKGMEAENVKNDLKLRIVKGNKNISELNSILIGEGLSKEMDLKVGDVLSLVSAENKELKLTVKGIFKTGFLDYDSNLVIIPLRTMQILGEQGEVATEIGIITGNPQKIEEVEAQVYEKLQNDNFSVISWKTINHNLLNAVQFEKFVLIAILSLLLMIASFAVSVILNMIVREKIKDIGILKSIGYTNSHIRNIFTIEGLIIGVSGMILASILSPVILMILKKLFKIFMGNSYYYLEELPLYISVRELSMIYIVAFAVVFISTIYPAARAAKMKPVEALKYE; this is encoded by the coding sequence ATGGTAGAATTTTTTATAGCTGTCAGACATATACTGGAAAGAAAATTTCAGAGTATATTTTCTATTTTGGGAGTAGCGATTGCAGTAACAGTATTTATTGTCTCATTAACAGTATCAAATGGACTTGAAAAAAATATGATAACTTCGTTGCTGACATTGAGTCCTCATATACAGATAAAGAGTACTAAGGGAAGTTTTTTTGATAATTATAATGATGTAATAGAAAAAACAAAAGGAATAAAAGATGTAAAGGCTGTCATTCCACAAATAAACAGCCAGTCAATTATAAAATTTGATAATTTTGCAAAGGGTGTACTGGCAAAGGGAATGGAAGCAGAAAATGTAAAAAATGATTTAAAGCTGAGAATAGTGAAGGGAAATAAAAATATCTCAGAATTAAATTCAATACTTATTGGTGAAGGGCTCTCAAAGGAAATGGATTTAAAAGTGGGAGATGTATTAAGCCTTGTTTCAGCAGAAAATAAAGAATTAAAACTTACTGTAAAAGGAATATTTAAAACAGGATTTCTAGACTATGATTCCAATCTGGTTATAATTCCTCTTAGAACAATGCAAATACTGGGAGAACAGGGGGAAGTGGCAACAGAAATAGGAATCATAACAGGAAATCCACAAAAAATAGAAGAAGTGGAAGCACAGGTTTATGAGAAACTTCAAAATGACAATTTCAGTGTTATAAGCTGGAAAACAATAAATCACAATCTTCTTAACGCAGTACAATTTGAGAAGTTTGTTTTAATTGCAATATTAAGTTTGCTTCTAATGATAGCATCTTTTGCAGTATCGGTTATTTTAAATATGATTGTAAGGGAAAAAATAAAGGATATAGGAATACTGAAATCAATAGGATATACAAATAGCCACATAAGAAATATATTTACAATAGAAGGACTTATAATAGGTGTTTCAGGAATGATACTGGCAAGTATATTGTCTCCTGTGATATTAATGATATTAAAAAAATTATTTAAAATATTTATGGGAAATTCCTATTATTATCTTGAGGAATTACCGTTATATATTTCTGTACGGGAACTTTCTATGATATACATAGTGGCATTTGCAGTTGTATTTATTTCCACAATTTATCCGGCGGCAAGGGCGGCAAAGATGAAACCGGTGGAGGCGTTAAAATATGAGTAA
- the dinB gene encoding DNA polymerase IV, whose amino-acid sequence MKKIYMHYDMDAFFASVEQRENPELRGIPIAVGHGIVTTASYEARKFGVKSAMPVAAAKKLCPHLKLVPVRKNYYGKVGREIQQLILKITDKCEFASIDEGYIEITEFVKNRDEKYIERFVEGFRKHIYKNIRLTCSVGIGFSKVSAKIASDINKPNSYFIFRNREHFLSYIMDKNLSIIPGIGKKTRELLGLFNIRTVSELYKIEKKELVKKFGSNRGEYLYNVIRGQQFSEIDNNRKRQSYAHEVTFNQSMNDIFALEEELREQSEKLSYRLKEYGEFGKTVTLKIRYANFLTYTRAKTLKNPTNKTEEILNAAMENFRNLKKKDEVRLIGIQVSSITKSNIVQLTFNDMEKHD is encoded by the coding sequence ATGAAAAAAATTTATATGCATTATGATATGGATGCCTTTTTTGCTTCTGTTGAGCAGAGGGAAAATCCTGAATTAAGAGGAATTCCAATTGCAGTAGGGCATGGAATTGTAACAACTGCAAGTTATGAGGCAAGGAAATTTGGAGTTAAATCTGCCATGCCGGTAGCTGCTGCAAAGAAACTTTGTCCTCATTTGAAACTTGTACCTGTAAGAAAAAACTATTATGGAAAAGTTGGAAGGGAAATACAGCAGCTTATTCTAAAAATAACAGATAAATGTGAATTTGCTTCAATAGATGAAGGATATATAGAAATTACTGAATTTGTAAAAAATAGGGATGAAAAATATATTGAAAGGTTTGTTGAAGGATTCAGGAAGCATATTTATAAAAATATAAGGCTGACTTGTTCTGTAGGAATTGGATTTAGTAAAGTCAGTGCAAAAATTGCAAGTGACATAAATAAACCGAACAGCTATTTTATTTTTCGGAACAGGGAGCATTTTCTCTCATATATAATGGATAAAAATCTTTCCATTATTCCGGGAATTGGTAAAAAAACAAGGGAACTGCTGGGATTATTCAACATAAGGACAGTATCTGAACTGTATAAGATAGAAAAAAAGGAACTTGTGAAAAAGTTTGGAAGCAACAGGGGAGAATACTTGTATAACGTAATTAGAGGCCAGCAGTTTTCTGAAATAGACAATAACAGAAAAAGGCAGTCTTATGCTCATGAAGTGACCTTCAACCAGTCTATGAATGATATTTTTGCTTTGGAGGAAGAGCTAAGGGAACAGTCGGAAAAACTGAGTTACAGACTTAAAGAATATGGAGAATTTGGAAAAACTGTGACATTGAAAATAAGATATGCCAATTTTCTTACTTACACAAGAGCAAAAACATTGAAAAATCCTACGAATAAAACAGAAGAAATATTAAATGCGGCAATGGAAAATTTCAGGAATTTAAAGAAAAAGGATGAAGTAAGGCTGATAGGAATTCAAGTCAGTTCAATAACAAAAAGTAATATTGTACAGCTTACCTTTAATGATATGGAAAAACATGACTGA
- a CDS encoding RidA family protein gives MKKIPEAVGPYSAYRLVGDYLYISGQLGINPETQAIDSDTVEGQARQALENLKAILENNGLTMANVVKTTVLLDSIADFTAVNKIYAEYFEAPYPARSAFEVGKLPKEGLVEIEAIAYVK, from the coding sequence ATGAAAAAAATTCCTGAGGCAGTGGGACCTTATTCAGCTTACAGATTGGTAGGAGATTATTTATATATTTCAGGACAATTGGGAATAAATCCTGAAACTCAAGCAATAGACTCTGATACAGTGGAAGGTCAGGCAAGACAAGCACTTGAAAATTTAAAAGCAATTCTTGAAAATAACGGATTAACAATGGCAAATGTTGTAAAGACAACAGTATTGCTTGATAGTATAGCGGATTTTACAGCTGTAAATAAAATTTATGCTGAATATTTTGAAGCACCTTATCCAGCAAGATCTGCCTTTGAAGTTGGAAAACTTCCTAAAGAAGGACTTGTTGAAATAGAAGCAATTGCTTACGTAAAATAA
- a CDS encoding aminoacyl-histidine dipeptidase codes for MSIEKLYPEKVFHYFAEISKIPRASKKEKEISDWLVKFAKERKLKVIQDEHYNVIIKKKATEGYEDFSPLILQGHMDMVWEKNKDTEFDFSTQGIELVIDGDFLKANGTTLGADNGIAIAYALAILDSDDIKHPALEVVITTDEEDGMSGVANLDFDEFDGKTLINLDTEEYGEVYVSSAGGTRTETKFIFETKKIGNGCTPVSIEVKGLSGGHSGAEIHKNLGNSIKILSEVLYHLSKRYEMSLIHIDGGGKVNAIPREAVAEIAVKLDGDSIDEFKKLAELAFENILKDFKVSDKSPILAIEKIEEKNLGISLGDTLNIINFLHEVPNGVLEMSKHIEGLVETSINIGFISTEIVDGNVKIRIKSLARSMANDPLNKLVEEITDLTRKHDANIKIAASNPSWEYKEDSKIRELIAKSFKEITGNEPVIKAIHAGLECGVFTQNIKGADVVSIGPNIYGAHTPEERMDIKSVGETWEWLLKILENYNIKED; via the coding sequence ATGAGTATTGAGAAATTATATCCTGAAAAGGTTTTTCATTATTTTGCTGAAATTTCAAAAATACCAAGAGCTTCAAAAAAGGAAAAGGAAATTAGTGACTGGCTTGTAAAATTTGCAAAGGAAAGAAAACTGAAAGTTATACAGGATGAACATTATAATGTTATCATAAAGAAGAAGGCAACAGAGGGGTATGAAGATTTTTCACCGCTAATTCTTCAGGGACATATGGATATGGTGTGGGAAAAAAACAAAGATACAGAATTTGATTTTTCTACACAGGGTATTGAACTGGTAATAGATGGAGATTTTTTAAAGGCAAATGGAACTACACTTGGTGCAGATAATGGAATTGCCATTGCATATGCTTTAGCTATACTTGACAGTGATGATATAAAACATCCTGCATTGGAAGTAGTAATAACAACAGACGAAGAAGATGGAATGTCAGGAGTAGCTAATCTTGATTTTGATGAATTTGACGGGAAAACTCTTATAAATCTTGATACAGAAGAATATGGAGAAGTGTATGTAAGCAGTGCAGGTGGTACAAGAACAGAAACAAAATTTATATTTGAAACAAAAAAAATAGGAAATGGATGCACTCCTGTTTCGATAGAAGTAAAGGGACTTTCAGGTGGCCATTCAGGAGCAGAAATTCACAAAAATCTGGGCAACTCCATAAAAATATTATCGGAAGTGCTCTATCATTTGAGTAAAAGATATGAAATGTCACTTATTCATATTGACGGTGGAGGAAAAGTAAATGCAATCCCTAGGGAAGCAGTTGCTGAAATAGCAGTAAAATTAGACGGAGACAGTATAGATGAATTTAAAAAGCTTGCAGAACTTGCATTTGAAAATATATTAAAAGATTTCAAAGTTTCTGACAAATCACCTATATTAGCAATTGAAAAGATTGAAGAAAAGAACTTGGGAATTTCTCTTGGAGATACTTTAAATATAATAAATTTCCTTCATGAAGTTCCTAACGGTGTTCTGGAAATGAGCAAGCATATAGAAGGGCTTGTAGAAACTTCTATAAATATAGGGTTTATAAGCACTGAAATTGTTGATGGAAATGTAAAAATAAGAATTAAGTCGCTTGCAAGAAGTATGGCAAACGATCCTTTAAATAAACTTGTGGAAGAAATTACAGATTTAACAAGAAAACATGATGCAAACATAAAAATAGCGGCTTCAAATCCATCATGGGAATATAAGGAAGATTCAAAAATTAGAGAACTGATAGCAAAGTCATTTAAAGAAATTACTGGAAATGAACCTGTCATAAAAGCAATACACGCAGGTCTGGAATGTGGTGTCTTTACTCAAAATATAAAGGGTGCAGATGTAGTGTCAATAGGGCCAAATATCTACGGAGCACATACTCCTGAAGAAAGAATGGATATAAAATCTGTAGGTGAAACATGGGAATGGCTATTAAAAATTCTGGAAAACTATAATATAAAGGAAGATTAA
- the hpf gene encoding ribosome hibernation-promoting factor, HPF/YfiA family: MKIIVSGKQLKITDAIKNYTEEKISKIFKYTDAITEVDVVLTVEQKKSEGEVHKADGLVYASGTKIKVEARNTDLYAAIDELSERLERQVRKYKEKQKDHNKKGLHTL, from the coding sequence ATGAAAATCATTGTTAGCGGAAAACAATTAAAAATTACTGATGCAATTAAAAATTATACTGAAGAAAAGATTAGTAAAATCTTCAAGTATACAGATGCTATAACTGAAGTCGATGTTGTCCTGACTGTTGAGCAGAAAAAGTCAGAGGGGGAAGTTCACAAAGCAGACGGCCTTGTCTATGCAAGTGGTACTAAAATTAAAGTTGAAGCAAGAAATACTGATTTATATGCCGCAATTGATGAATTATCAGAAAGACTTGAAAGACAAGTTAGAAAATATAAGGAAAAACAGAAAGATCACAACAAAAAAGGATTACATACATTATAA
- a CDS encoding ABC transporter ATP-binding protein produces MSNKVIELKNVNKIYKTKVEEIHILKNVNLSFSKGNFVSIQGKSGSGKTTLLNILGLLDVPTNGDMLIDDKLINYKDEKIKNKIRNEKMGFVFQFHYLLNEFTALENVMMPALINKKFNKKEVREKAMELLELVGLSERVKHKPLELSGGEKQRVAIARSMINDPEIILADEPTGNLDTETSLVINNLFKKINEEKKQSIIIVTHSLELANLAEYKYKIEKGEFNKVL; encoded by the coding sequence ATGAGTAATAAAGTAATTGAATTAAAAAATGTAAATAAAATATATAAAACAAAGGTTGAAGAAATTCACATACTGAAAAATGTAAATTTATCCTTTTCAAAGGGAAATTTTGTTTCAATACAGGGAAAATCAGGAAGTGGAAAGACAACATTGCTGAATATATTGGGACTTCTTGATGTTCCTACAAATGGAGATATGCTTATTGATGATAAATTAATAAACTATAAGGATGAAAAAATAAAAAATAAAATAAGAAATGAAAAAATGGGATTTGTTTTCCAGTTTCATTATCTTCTTAATGAGTTTACAGCATTGGAAAATGTCATGATGCCAGCTCTTATTAATAAAAAATTTAATAAAAAAGAGGTAAGGGAAAAGGCTATGGAACTTCTTGAACTTGTCGGATTAAGTGAAAGGGTGAAACATAAACCGCTTGAGCTATCAGGAGGGGAAAAACAGAGGGTTGCCATTGCAAGGTCAATGATAAATGATCCTGAAATAATACTGGCAGATGAACCCACAGGAAATCTGGATACAGAAACAAGTTTAGTTATAAATAATCTGTTTAAAAAAATCAATGAAGAGAAGAAACAGTCGATTATAATAGTTACTCACAGTCTTGAGCTTGCAAATCTGGCTGAATATAAGTACAAGATAGAAAAGGGTGAATTTAACAAGGTTTTATAA
- the recA gene encoding recombinase RecA encodes MAKKKAVDEKDDKALSERAKVLDLAMKQIHKEFGEGSIMKLGENQKMNIKVISTGSMNLDMALGLGGVPRGRIIEIYGAESSGKTTLALHIIAEAQKEGGVAAFIDAEHALDPVYAKALGVNIDELLISQPDTGEQALEIADMLVRSGAMDVIVVDSVAALVPKAEIEGEMGDQQMGLQARLMSKALRKLTGSISKSNTVMIFINQIREKIGGFSFTPGPQTTTSGGRALKFFSTVRMEVKRIGSVKQGDEVIGNEVSVKVTKNKVAPPFKEARFNVMYGTGISRIGEVLDVALELGIASKSGAWFSYGEERLGQGRVNVENMLKENKELYERIEKDVLKAIRPDLEEEESEDVAEEIAETEEKAAKSTRKKAKATSKEDEEIVLEDEEMDNE; translated from the coding sequence ATGGCAAAAAAGAAAGCAGTAGATGAAAAAGATGATAAAGCTTTAAGTGAACGTGCAAAAGTGCTGGATCTGGCAATGAAACAGATACATAAGGAATTTGGAGAAGGTTCCATCATGAAACTTGGAGAAAACCAGAAAATGAACATAAAGGTTATTTCTACAGGAAGTATGAACCTTGATATGGCATTAGGGCTTGGAGGAGTTCCAAGAGGAAGAATTATTGAAATATATGGAGCAGAGTCTTCAGGGAAGACAACTCTTGCACTGCATATAATAGCAGAAGCCCAGAAAGAAGGAGGAGTTGCTGCATTTATTGATGCTGAGCATGCCCTTGATCCTGTATATGCGAAGGCTCTGGGAGTGAATATTGATGAACTTCTTATATCACAGCCTGACACAGGGGAACAGGCTCTTGAGATAGCTGATATGCTTGTAAGAAGTGGAGCTATGGATGTAATTGTAGTAGATTCGGTTGCGGCTCTTGTTCCTAAGGCTGAAATAGAAGGAGAAATGGGAGATCAGCAAATGGGACTTCAGGCAAGACTTATGTCAAAAGCACTTAGAAAGCTGACAGGAAGTATTTCAAAATCAAATACAGTTATGATTTTTATAAATCAGATAAGGGAAAAAATAGGAGGATTCTCATTTACTCCGGGACCGCAGACAACAACTTCCGGTGGAAGGGCACTGAAGTTCTTCTCAACTGTAAGAATGGAAGTAAAAAGAATAGGTTCAGTTAAACAGGGAGATGAAGTAATAGGAAACGAAGTTTCTGTAAAGGTTACTAAAAACAAGGTTGCACCTCCATTTAAGGAAGCAAGGTTCAATGTAATGTATGGAACAGGAATTTCAAGAATTGGGGAAGTTCTTGATGTTGCACTTGAATTAGGAATAGCTTCAAAAAGTGGTGCATGGTTTAGTTATGGTGAAGAAAGACTTGGTCAGGGAAGAGTAAATGTGGAAAATATGCTGAAGGAAAATAAGGAATTATACGAAAGAATAGAAAAAGATGTCCTAAAGGCTATAAGACCTGATCTTGAAGAGGAAGAATCAGAAGATGTGGCAGAAGAAATAGCGGAAACTGAAGAAAAAGCTGCAAAATCTACAAGAAAAAAAGCAAAAGCCACTTCGAAAGAAGATGAAGAAATAGTGCTGGAAGATGAAGAAATGGATAATGAATAA